TAGATGGGATCTATTTCAATGTTCGTCTTGGAGATGACCGAATTTGCTTTCTCGTGATTCTTGGCGCTCTTCCTAATGGTAAAAAGGAACTTGTGGCGATCCACAATGGTTATAGAGAGAGCAAAATTTCCTGGACAGAGGTATTGGAGAGTTTGAAGCGGCGCGGGCTGTGTACAGCTCCTGAGCTTGCGATAGGAGATGGTGCGCTTGGATTTTGGTCGGCAATAGAGGAAGTTTTTCCGAAGACAAAGCAGCAGCGGTGTTGGGTGCATAAAACGGCCAATGTGCTGGATAAAATGCCCAAAAGTATTCAAGTGAATGCGAAAAAGGCCATTCATGAAATTTATATGGCCCCTACCAAAGAAGATGGACTGGCGGCGTTTGAGGTGTTTTTAAAAACATACCGAGACAAATACCCCAAAGCCTGTGCTTGTCTTGAGAAGGATAAGGCGCAACTGTTTACCTTCTACAATTTTCCGGCGATCCATTGGCAGCACGTCAGGACAACTAACCCGATTGAATCGACTTTTGCAACAATAAGACACCGGACAAGGCAAACCAAAGGCTGCGGTTCAGTGGCTGCCACTTTGACAATGGTATTCAAGCTGGCTACTACAGCCGAGAAAAAATGGAGAAAACTCAAAGGTTGTGAAATGATTGAAAAAGTAATCAACGGAGTGGTCTTTAAAGATGGAGAAGAGGTTCTGGAAAAAGAAAAAGTAGCTTAAAAGAATTTTTAAATTAGGGTGCGCTTAAGGATTCGAAACACAACATTTGAAAATATCTCTTCGTGACTCTAGGTTTGATTTATACTTGGATGTTAGATTTAGTTGGATAGGTTCATATTTTATCACGAAAATTGTAATACAGCAATACAGCAATACAGTAACATTGTAATACAGTGTTACTGTATTCTTTTTTTGACTTATTTCCTTGTTTACGGTATAATGAAAATGTAACCAACAGAGAGGTTGTTATGCGCAAAGACACCGTCAGATTGACGTTCGATTTCCCGTCGAACCTACATACATTCCTAAAAATGGCAGCTGCAAAGGAGGGTGTAAGCATGCGCGCATACATAGTGGACTCCTTAATGCATAAGATGGATCACGAAGATAAGGTCGACCTGGATAAAGATGCTTTTCGAAAAGAACTGGCCAAAATGACAAAGAAAGATGCCAAATTAATGAAAGATCTTTCTGTTAGATGACAATAAAATTTCTAACAGTCACTCAAGTAATAGAAATCCATGATACATTTCTCCAGGCTTACGGCGGTTTGCCAGGAATACGCGACAAAGGTCTCCTAGACTCTGCTGTAGAAATGCCAAAGGCAATGGCTTTCGGAGAGGATTTACACAAAACGCTTTATGATAAAGCTTCTGCATACCTTTACCACATAGTCAAAAACCATCCATTTAACCCAAGCCACTGTGCAGGAGGAAAAGGGAGAGCACATAACAGAACCCCACAACCAACCTCTAGGTAAGCCCAAATATAGTTAGGGTCAACATCTTTAAGCTCTTCTTCAGTCATCATCAAAATTTTTAAATCTACACTTTGATCATATCTGTTTGGATCAACCTCTCCTTCAGGTCTCTGATTTTTATTTGTGTGATAATATTTAATTTGAGCTAAAAATGGATTGAGCCCAGGGCCATCTGAAGGTAACTCTTTTTCTATACCGTCAATCAACTCATTAAGTGGACCTGTATCACAAACCTGGTCAATAATGCGTTTAAAACGAGCAATTGTATATGCATTATTTTTTGACTTCTTTATTTTATGAAGCCCAAGCATCCTAAGACACAGCTGTCCAGCTGTTTTTTTGACCCATTTGGTTAACTTTTTTCCCCATTTAAAAAGGAAAAAACCACAGTCAATAGACCTGTCATAATCATCTACTTGACGGTCGAATTCCCTAAGCATATCCCCCGAATTCGCCATAAGCATCGTAATTTCTTGGGGCTTCATCGCCTTCGTCAAGATCACAATAATCTAGCCATTCGTGCGATGGATGATATTCATGATTACCGTAAAGGCAAGAGCTGCAAAAAAGGCTAATAAGACAAATACCGTTTGTAAAATATCGTTTACCATTCGTGAACATGCTTTCCTCTTATCTTGCGCTGAAAGTAATTTTTCGTAGGATTTAGAAATTCTGTAGGAAGACACAGGAATGAACAAGAGAGTCGTGATTAAAAATAAAATAATTTGATGATAGTTGAACATTTCTCGATCCTACTTAAAAAACATGTAGTAAAATAAAATAAACTCAAATTTTATTCATTAAAAAAAAAGATTTTACATTTTGTTTGGGAAGTTTTTAAAATAAAAAATTTATTTTTTAGAAGCACATCTCAGAGAGTAAAATCATCAAATCATCATCTCCATCGTAAGCCTTAATCATCAGGTCAATCCGTAGCCGTGTCGATTCACTCAGCTTTTCATACATGCCGGAACTTTTCAGCCCCTTGACAAACTCCATCATCTCACGATCATATTCGTCGAGAAAGCCAAAGTCTTCGTCAAAATAATCATCAAGCCCATCATCCATTGATCGTATTCTCCATTGCCTTTTGGGATTCCCGAAGTTCTTTTATCGCTTGACGTTGCTTCTGACGGCTTTCCACAGATCGTTTTGTATACCTGCCGTGTTTCGTTGTTGATTTTCCACCGTGAAGATAGCAACGCCCGTTAGACATTGCAGCCTGAAGGCAAGGTTTACCTGAACTCCTAGCATAAGCACCACACCTTGGCATTGTCTGATAATAGCAATACCCCATGGACTATTCCCCCTTTTTCCCTAGGTTCTTACCGATATTTGTCTGTAATACGGCTTGTCCTTCGTTATGAACCCAGTAGTTTACATTAATATTGCTTCCCTTTTGACGGTACTTCTGCAAAGTCTCCAACGCTTGATGGGAAAGCCGCATCAGCATCATGCCGTGACTTGTATCCGTATCCCTATCGCTCGCCATCTTGTTCATCGCCTGGAAGTGTGTTGCTACGAACTGAGATGCCAGAATCATTTCGACTGTATCTTGCGGATTAACGCCGCGAATCAAAGCAATGACGGAGTCAATAGCGATGGGATCGATTCGTCTACCGGAAAGTAGGTCGTCATTGCAGTTCATCACATCGAAAGCTTTTTTAACCAAAGACCTTGCCGCTTCTGGATCTGCACACTGAATAGCTTCTGCCAGTAAGGAAACTTGCTTGGGTATGGGAACGTTTTTTGTTGTTTTAGTCATTTAACCTCTAAAAACCAAGAGTTTTGGCAGACAATTGGCAGTTTTGGCAGAGTTTTGGCAGGATGTATGATACTATTATTAAGTAATTTGTGTGTCTATATGCCAAAACTGCCAAAACTTTCACCAGTAAAGTTGTTGAACAAAAAAATAAAATAGAAAAAAGATAGAAAAATAAAATAGTGAGAAGTATACTGCTCCAGGGCGTTTTCATAGTCAAAACTTGATAAAATAGTTTCTATCCGCTTTTCTTTGTAGCTGAATTACCAAAGTTCAGAGGTTCAGCTATGTCAAAAAGAAAACCGAGGCAGATTGATTATTCCCTTGAGGAGTTAGAAGAGTTTCAAGAATCGATTTTTCAAGCGTTTGCAGATGTGCAAGATCCCCGTGTTTTGACTGGAGCTATACGACACAAATTGATCGACATTCTTTTCATTACGTTGTGTGCAGTTCTTTGCGGTGCCGACAAAATTAAAGAGGTTGCAGTCTATGCAGAGGAGCGAGAAACATGGTTGACAAATGTACTTAAACTTGAAAATGGGGTACCACACTACAGCACATTTTGGTGGACTTTCGTTATGCTCGATCCCACCGAATTTCATAATGGGTTTTCAAAATGGATTTCCACACTGGTAAGGCAAGATGACAATCAAGTATATGCGATCGATGGAAAGGCTTTGAGAGGTACTGCAATCAAGGGTCGACCAAATTCTTTTATTCACACAGTCAGCCTCTGGGCATGTGGTCAACAACTTACGTTAGGGCAGGTAAAAGTAAAAGACAAATCCAATGAAATCACAGCGATCCCAAAATTATTGGAAATGATCGACATAACTGGCGCAACGATAACGATTGACGCAATGGGAACCCAAACTGCGATTGCAGCACAGATCATTGAAGATGGTGGCGAATATATTCTGGCATTGAAGGGAAATCAGTCATCTCTTCATGACGAGGTATCGAATTATTTTATTCAAGCGCAGCAAGTAGAGTTTGAAGGCGTTGATCATCAATCATATCACATGATAGAGGAAGGGCACGGAAGATTAGAAAAACGTTCATTTTTTGTGACGGAAGATATCGATTGGCTGCCGGATTATGATCGATGGAAGAAGTTAAAAACGATTATTCTCCTGAAGACAGAACGAACGATAGATAGTGTCACTTCCACGGAGCTACGGATGTATATTTCAAGTCTGCCAGCCGATGCACGTCGTATTGCATATGCGATCCGATCGCACTGGGGAATAGAAAGTTGTCACTGGATTCTTGACATAGCATTTAGGGAAGATACATTGAGGGCACGAATCGGACATATAGCTGAAAATCTATCTTTCATACGCAAGATGGCGCTTATTTTGCTGAAGCAGGAAAAGCAAACAAAAGGGGGGATAGAACTCAAACGAAAGAAAGCGAGCTGGAATCCTGACTATCTTCTGAAACTAATGAATGTCAAATTTTAACTATGAAAATGCCCTGGCGAAAAAGGCCATTCATGAAATTTATATGGCCCCTACCAAAGAAGATGGACTGGCGGCGTTTGAGGTGTTTTTAAAAACATACCGAGACAAATACCCCAAAGCCTGTGCTTGTCTTGAGAAGGATAAGGCGCAACTGTTTACCTTCTACAATTTTCCGGCGATCCATTGGCAGCACGTCAGGACAACTAACCCGATTGAATCGACTTTTGCAACAATAAGACACCGGACAAGGCAAACCAAAGGCTGCGGTTCAGTGCCTGCCACTTTGACAATGGTATTCAAGCTGGCTACTACAGCCGAGAAAAAATGGAGAAAACTCAAAGGTTGTGAAATGATTGAAAAAGTAATCAACGGAGTGGTCTTTAAAGATGGAGAAGAGGTTCTGGAAAAAGAAAAAGTAGCTTAAAAGAATTTTTAAATTAGGGTGCGCTTAACGATTCCAAACACAACATTTGAAAATATCTCAGGAAAATAAACAGGCTCCTTACCCAGCTAAAGATCTAGAACAGCTTTGGATTGAAGCAGGCTTAAGCCTTTGAGCATATTTTCTAGAATTTTCTGTACCTTAGACACGGCTGATAGTCGTGATTGAACGCATTCTTTTTCAAAAAGCGCCTGAATAGCATTGCAAGCGATGAGTAATCTGTCGGTCTTTCTGTTTTTTCGTAATCAATGAATGCAAAGTTCGGTAAAGGCTGATCGGTGAGATATTTTCAAATGTTGTGTTTCGAATCCTCTCAACCAGATTCTTTTTTTTCAGAGACTTAGGTTCCGAATTTGATTTGGCAATATTCTTCACTTTCTTAAATATGACAGGTGATGTAGAAGCAAAACCACCCAATTCGGAGAAGCTGGCATTGCAAGAGCGCCATTCTGTGAGTTTGTAGACACCCTCTTTTTGCCCACTCATCGAGAAACTAAAAGGAGGCCTTCAAAGAATCTGTCAAAACACTAAAAAACTCCTCATCAAGACCTAAGTCTTTTAATATAAGATGAAAAGACTGAAGTTCCCCGTGGAACATATCTACAGCCTTATCTTTACTAAATACATTCGCTAAGTTAACCTCCCTCTTGTTCCTGAGATCCTGCTCCATATCTCCCAAGTCGTCAGCAATTTGAAAAGCAAGGCCGAAATGGGCCGCAGCTTGCTTGACTTGATCAAGCTTCTCAAGGGCTCCACCGCCAAAAAGCCAACCATTCACAAATGCCACCTCGAAAAGTGAAGAAGTTTTCATATGAATGATTTTCTTCAATGTTTCGGTCGATAGATCGGGAGGTCTAATGTCAAGAAACTGACCGCCTGTCGCCCCGTTAAGACCTGTATTAAACGAAGCGTTTTCAAGAGCTAATCGACAACGCAAATCCACTGAGTCGGCAAAGAAAATGTTTTGATCAAGCAGCAAACGCCCGTTTTCAGCGATCATGCCATACCCTGCGCCAATTAAACCATAGCTGACCAACAAAGCCGCAGCTTCCCCAAACTTTTTATGAACAGAAGGTTGACTACGCCTTTCGTCATCATTATCCATGGAAGGCATATCATCAACGACCAAAGAAGCTGTATGAAAGTACTCAATGCTTAAAGCACTTAATGTTACATCCCCCATTCCTCCCAAAGCATCGGCAACCATCAAGGTGATCGAGGGACGAACCCTTTTTCCTCCGGTAGAAAGCGCATACGCACAAGCGTCTCGGACAGGAGATGGAGGTCCTAATAAATCGAGGTGATTTTCGATCGCTGTATCGACTTTTTTCACATATGCCGTTAATAACGAGTTAGTTTCAATACTTTTTTTCATCATTTTTCCATCTTCATTTTCGTTCCGGGAGAGAGATATCCAGAAACATTGAGGCAAGGATAACATAAAGCAGCTTTACCAAAAACTGTTCCAGGATTGAGCACTGCATGACATCCTGTTTGAGCATTGTCTCCCAAAATAGCACCAAGTTTGCGAAGTCCTGTATGGATTCGATGGCTTTCGAATTTAACCTCCACAGGCTGCTTATCAAGCTTCAGGTTGGCGCAAATTGTGCCAGCCCCTAGATTGATATGGTTTCCCAAGATAGAGTCTCCTACGTAAGCAAAATGAGCTGCCTGAGATCCATTGAGAAGGATAGAATGTTTGAATTCCGAATCGTGTCCAAGAATACAGCCATGACCAGTAATGACATTTCCCCTGATATAGGCTCCGTGTCTTATTGTGCAGTTCTCACCAATCCAGCAAGGGCCTTCAATATAAGCTCCAGGCTCGATGACTGTCCCTTTTCCAATAAATATTTGATTTTTATTGACGAGGTATGCGTTGCTTGAGATGGTTCCTTGCAAATTGCCAAGATTCTGCTGAGTTAGGTATTTTTTTAGAAAAAGCAAAGCTTCCCATGCATAGGTGCAGTTTTCAAGCAAAGCTTTATGAGGATAGGATGAGAGATCAAACAGTTCTAGCGGGGAAAATGGTTCCATGGGATCAATTGTCTAATGCTCCAAACTTATTTGCAACAGATAATCATAAGAAAGAAGATCTATATATATGTATTTATCTTCTTCATTAGAGGCTGTGGAAATTTCGATAACTCTTCAGAATTTCCTTGGGAAAATTTTGGAAGATAACTTTTCGATGGAACGTTGATAAGCTGCAGATTATTGACAAAAAGCAAGTTTTAAGAAATGCATCGACAATTTCATGAACAGGATTTTCCAGGTTCTCTACATCCTATGAACAGCATTTAAACAAAGAACATTTTTCGATGGAGGCAATTCTGCTATTTTTCGGAGAAGCTCGGGCTGGCCCAGAATGTAGCAGCTTTCCGAATCTGTCAGGGTCTGTAAAAGTTCTTTCTGATCTTTTGCATGAAGTACCTTTACAATAGCG
This genomic window from Waddlia chondrophila WSU 86-1044 contains:
- a CDS encoding HGGxSTG domain-containing protein, with amino-acid sequence MGYCYYQTMPRCGAYARSSGKPCLQAAMSNGRCYLHGGKSTTKHGRYTKRSVESRQKQRQAIKELRESQKAMENTING
- a CDS encoding IS256 family transposase produces the protein MKNDVISLDKFHATSEMNSLLEQTLREGARLLLQQAIENEVNEYLESMKSRRDFEGRKQFVRNGYLPEREVQTGIGPISVKQPRIRNREESSEGYSSAILPKYLRRVPSLDAVIPALYLRGISTSNFQDALEAIMGKDAKGLSAANITRLKQSWEQEYKDWNKRSLEGKRYAYIWVDGIYFNVRLGDDRICFLVILGALPNGKKELVAIHNGYRESKISWTEVLESLKRRGLCTAPELAIGDGALGFWSAIEEVFPKTKQQRCWVHKTANVLDKMPKSIQVNAKKAIHEIYMAPTKEDGLAAFEVFLKTYRDKYPKACACLEKDKAQLFTFYNFPAIHWQHVRTTNPIESTFATIRHRTRQTKGCGSVAATLTMVFKLATTAEKKWRKLKGCEMIEKVINGVVFKDGEEVLEKEKVA
- a CDS encoding UDP-N-acetylglucosamine diphosphorylase is translated as MEPFSPLELFDLSSYPHKALLENCTYAWEALLFLKKYLTQQNLGNLQGTISSNAYLVNKNQIFIGKGTVIEPGAYIEGPCWIGENCTIRHGAYIRGNVITGHGCILGHDSEFKHSILLNGSQAAHFAYVGDSILGNHINLGAGTICANLKLDKQPVEVKFESHRIHTGLRKLGAILGDNAQTGCHAVLNPGTVFGKAALCYPCLNVSGYLSPGTKMKMEK
- a CDS encoding type II toxin-antitoxin system death-on-curing family toxin, encoding MTIKFLTVTQVIEIHDTFLQAYGGLPGIRDKGLLDSAVEMPKAMAFGEDLHKTLYDKASAYLYHIVKNHPFNPSHCAGGKGRAHNRTPQPTSR
- a CDS encoding polyprenyl synthetase family protein, translated to MMKKSIETNSLLTAYVKKVDTAIENHLDLLGPPSPVRDACAYALSTGGKRVRPSITLMVADALGGMGDVTLSALSIEYFHTASLVVDDMPSMDNDDERRSQPSVHKKFGEAAALLVSYGLIGAGYGMIAENGRLLLDQNIFFADSVDLRCRLALENASFNTGLNGATGGQFLDIRPPDLSTETLKKIIHMKTSSLFEVAFVNGWLFGGGALEKLDQVKQAAAHFGLAFQIADDLGDMEQDLRNKREVNLANVFSKDKAVDMFHGELQSFHLILKDLGLDEEFFSVLTDSLKASF
- a CDS encoding ISAs1 family transposase, whose translation is MSKRKPRQIDYSLEELEEFQESIFQAFADVQDPRVLTGAIRHKLIDILFITLCAVLCGADKIKEVAVYAEERETWLTNVLKLENGVPHYSTFWWTFVMLDPTEFHNGFSKWISTLVRQDDNQVYAIDGKALRGTAIKGRPNSFIHTVSLWACGQQLTLGQVKVKDKSNEITAIPKLLEMIDITGATITIDAMGTQTAIAAQIIEDGGEYILALKGNQSSLHDEVSNYFIQAQQVEFEGVDHQSYHMIEEGHGRLEKRSFFVTEDIDWLPDYDRWKKLKTIILLKTERTIDSVTSTELRMYISSLPADARRIAYAIRSHWGIESCHWILDIAFREDTLRARIGHIAENLSFIRKMALILLKQEKQTKGGIELKRKKASWNPDYLLKLMNVKF